The Micromonospora sp. WMMD961 genome has a segment encoding these proteins:
- the mmsB gene encoding multiple monosaccharide ABC transporter permease, whose product MSRIKDLQKNLFGGSSSNARQFGMIFTLVAIVVLFQILTDGLTLQSNNLIALFQQNSYILILAIGMLMVIVAGHIDLSVGSIAAFAGILVAKSMAEWSLPWPAAILFGLVIGAIIGAWQGFWVAYVGVPAFIVTLAGMLLFRGGNQFIGNASTIPVPEGFRQIGAGFLPEFGPNTGYNNATLLLGLAAAVAVVWRELQARKTRREMDADPAPMWISILRMAIMVGVIAFASLRFASGRVGTSFPISGIILLVLVIAYSFYTRNTAGGRHIYAVGGNSRAAELSGVKLKRVNFFVMMNMSVLAALAGMIFVARSAASGPQDGNGWELDAIAAVFIGGAAVSGGIGTISGSIVGGLVMAVLNNGLQLMGVGTDRVQIIKGLVLLLAVAIDVYNKSQGRFSVIGSLMRPFRREDSAPPASPPDAEREPAKAAVSG is encoded by the coding sequence ATGAGCCGTATCAAGGACCTTCAGAAGAACCTGTTCGGCGGCAGCAGCTCCAACGCCCGCCAGTTCGGGATGATCTTCACCCTGGTGGCGATCGTCGTCCTGTTCCAGATCCTGACCGATGGCCTGACCCTGCAGTCGAACAACCTGATCGCGCTGTTCCAGCAGAACTCGTACATTCTGATTCTGGCCATCGGCATGCTCATGGTGATCGTCGCCGGGCACATCGACCTCTCGGTCGGCTCGATCGCCGCCTTCGCGGGCATCCTGGTGGCCAAGTCGATGGCCGAGTGGTCGCTGCCCTGGCCCGCCGCCATCCTGTTCGGCCTCGTGATCGGCGCGATCATCGGCGCCTGGCAGGGCTTCTGGGTGGCCTATGTGGGGGTGCCGGCGTTCATCGTCACCCTGGCCGGCATGCTGCTCTTCCGCGGCGGCAACCAGTTCATCGGTAACGCCAGCACCATCCCGGTGCCCGAGGGCTTCCGGCAGATCGGCGCGGGCTTCCTGCCCGAATTCGGGCCGAACACCGGCTACAACAACGCGACGCTGCTGCTCGGCCTGGCCGCCGCGGTGGCGGTGGTGTGGCGGGAGCTCCAGGCCCGCAAGACCCGCCGGGAGATGGACGCCGACCCGGCCCCGATGTGGATCTCGATCCTGCGGATGGCCATCATGGTCGGGGTTATCGCCTTCGCGTCGCTGCGCTTCGCCAGCGGTCGGGTCGGCACCAGCTTCCCGATCTCCGGCATCATCCTGCTGGTCCTCGTGATCGCGTACTCCTTCTACACCCGCAACACGGCCGGTGGCCGGCACATCTACGCGGTGGGCGGCAACTCCCGGGCAGCCGAGCTGTCCGGCGTGAAGCTCAAGCGGGTCAACTTCTTCGTCATGATGAACATGTCCGTCCTGGCCGCCCTGGCCGGCATGATCTTCGTGGCCCGCTCGGCGGCCTCCGGTCCACAGGACGGCAACGGCTGGGAGTTGGACGCCATCGCCGCGGTCTTCATCGGTGGCGCGGCCGTCTCCGGCGGTATCGGCACCATCAGCGGCTCGATCGTCGGTGGTCTCGTCATGGCCGTGCTCAACAACGGCCTGCAGTTGATGGGTGTCGGCACCGACCGCGTCCAGATCATCAAGGGGCTGGTCCTGCTGCTGGCCGTCGCGATCGACGTCTACAACAAGAGCCAGGGGCGCTTCTCCGTCATCGGGAGCCTGATGCGACCGTTCCGTCGCGAGGACTCCGCCCCACCCGCCTCACCGCCGGACGCGGAGCGCGAGCCCGCCAAGGCAGCGGTGTCCGGCTGA
- a CDS encoding sugar-binding protein translates to MRKFFGTSVVAVSAAAMLALAGCGSGRDGDSGSNGEAAKGFAANSLIGVALPAKTSENWVLAGDLFTNGLKEAGFQADVQYAGASTTVADQQAQITAMTTKGAKVIVIGATDAAQLSTQVAAAHAAGAKVIAYDRLITNTPDLDYYVAFDNFKVGQLQGQALLDGMKAKKPNGPYNIELFSGSPDDNNAGVFFNGAMDVLKPEIDKGNVVVASGQKDVKQTAIQGWKAEGAQARMDQLLTSTYGNKELDGVLSPNDTLARAILTSVKGAGKPIPVVTGQDSEVESVKSIVAGEQYMTINKDTRNLVKETINMVKALQAGNTPQVNDTKSYNNGSKVVDTYLLPPVAVTKANAAEAYANDPKLAPLTK, encoded by the coding sequence ATGCGTAAATTCTTTGGCACGTCGGTGGTCGCGGTCAGCGCCGCCGCCATGCTGGCCCTAGCGGGTTGCGGCTCCGGCCGCGACGGCGACAGCGGCTCCAACGGCGAGGCCGCCAAGGGCTTCGCGGCGAACTCGCTGATCGGCGTGGCCCTTCCGGCCAAGACCTCGGAGAACTGGGTCCTCGCCGGTGACCTGTTCACCAACGGCCTCAAGGAGGCCGGTTTCCAGGCTGACGTGCAGTACGCCGGCGCGTCGACCACGGTCGCCGACCAGCAGGCCCAGATCACCGCCATGACCACCAAGGGCGCCAAGGTCATCGTCATCGGCGCGACCGACGCCGCGCAGCTGTCGACCCAGGTCGCCGCGGCGCACGCCGCCGGCGCCAAGGTGATCGCGTACGACCGCCTGATCACCAACACGCCGGACCTCGACTACTACGTCGCGTTCGACAACTTCAAGGTCGGCCAGCTCCAGGGCCAGGCCCTGCTGGACGGCATGAAGGCCAAGAAGCCGAACGGCCCGTACAACATCGAGCTGTTCTCCGGCTCGCCGGACGACAACAACGCCGGTGTCTTCTTCAACGGCGCGATGGACGTGCTCAAGCCGGAGATCGACAAGGGTAACGTCGTCGTCGCCTCGGGCCAGAAGGACGTCAAGCAGACCGCCATCCAGGGCTGGAAGGCCGAGGGTGCGCAGGCCCGCATGGACCAGCTGCTGACCTCGACCTACGGCAACAAGGAGCTGGACGGCGTCCTCTCCCCGAACGACACCCTGGCCCGCGCGATCCTGACCTCGGTCAAGGGCGCTGGCAAGCCGATCCCGGTCGTCACCGGTCAGGACTCCGAGGTCGAGTCGGTCAAGTCGATCGTCGCTGGCGAGCAGTACATGACGATCAACAAGGACACCCGCAACCTGGTGAAGGAGACCATCAACATGGTCAAGGCTCTCCAGGCCGGTAACACCCCGCAGGTGAACGACACCAAGTCCTACAACAACGGCAGCAAGGTCGTCGACACGTACCTGCTCCCGCCGGTCGCCGTCACCAAGGCGAACGCGGCTGAGGCGTACGCCAACGACCCGAAGCTCGCGCCGCTCACCAAGTAA
- a CDS encoding ROK family transcriptional regulator, whose product MPSVPGASQEEIRRQNLGAVLRYVHLHGPTSRAELTGRLGLNRSTIGALAADLVASGLVTEDVPTTARRAGRPSLVVSPRSDRVYAHALSIDADRLRAARVGLGGQILDLREIPRPSGMSAIDAVRPLADLVRDMERAMAPDALLVGGAVAVTDTTRNPDGRIRVASVEATLGAALEAELSTCPSFVAGDLADIAGLAEHVRGVAAGVDDLIYLHGDVGISAGIIVGGRLMIGHRGHSGKVGHMVVNPNGLPCGCGSRGCWETEISEAALLRHAGRDPSDRAAVAEVLRAAADGDRTARAAVAQVADWLGFGVANLVNVVNPDAVVFGGSLRDIFTAGADVVRERLDTMPLPASREHLRLRAAALGRDAVLIGAAELAFDKLLADPLNVGVAGQLDPADRV is encoded by the coding sequence TTGCCGTCGGTCCCCGGCGCCAGCCAGGAGGAGATCCGGCGGCAGAACCTCGGCGCTGTGCTGCGCTACGTCCACCTGCACGGGCCGACCTCCCGGGCCGAGCTGACCGGCCGCCTCGGCCTCAATCGCAGCACCATCGGCGCCCTCGCCGCCGACCTGGTCGCCAGTGGCCTGGTCACCGAGGACGTACCCACCACGGCCCGTCGCGCCGGCCGCCCCTCGCTGGTGGTCAGCCCTCGTTCCGACCGGGTCTACGCACACGCCCTGAGCATCGACGCGGACCGGCTGCGCGCAGCCCGGGTCGGCCTCGGCGGGCAGATCCTCGACCTGCGGGAGATCCCCCGACCCAGCGGCATGTCGGCGATCGACGCCGTCCGGCCGCTCGCCGACCTGGTCCGGGACATGGAACGCGCGATGGCCCCCGACGCGCTGCTGGTCGGCGGCGCGGTCGCGGTGACCGACACCACCCGCAACCCGGACGGCAGGATCAGGGTCGCGAGCGTCGAGGCGACCCTCGGGGCCGCACTCGAGGCCGAGCTGAGCACCTGCCCGAGCTTCGTGGCCGGCGACCTGGCCGACATCGCCGGCCTGGCCGAGCACGTACGGGGCGTGGCCGCCGGCGTCGACGATCTCATCTACCTGCACGGCGACGTCGGGATCAGCGCCGGCATCATCGTCGGCGGCCGGCTGATGATCGGCCACCGGGGCCACAGCGGCAAGGTCGGCCACATGGTCGTCAACCCGAATGGTCTGCCCTGCGGCTGCGGGTCACGTGGCTGCTGGGAGACCGAGATCTCCGAAGCCGCGTTGCTGCGGCACGCCGGCCGGGACCCGAGCGACCGCGCGGCGGTGGCCGAGGTGCTGCGCGCGGCGGCGGACGGCGACCGGACCGCCCGTGCGGCCGTCGCGCAGGTCGCCGACTGGCTCGGCTTCGGTGTGGCCAACCTGGTCAACGTGGTGAACCCCGACGCCGTGGTGTTCGGTGGGTCGCTTCGCGACATCTTCACCGCCGGCGCCGACGTGGTCCGCGAGCGACTGGACACCATGCCACTGCCGGCCTCCCGCGAGCACCTGCGGCTGCGCGCGGCGGCACTCGGCCGCGACGCCGTCCTGATCGGCGCCGCCGAGTTGGCCTTCGACAAGCTGTTGGCCGATCCGCTCAACGTCGGGGTCGCCGGTCAGCTGGATCCCGCCGACCGGGTCTGA
- a CDS encoding crosslink repair DNA glycosylase YcaQ family protein, translating into MVAVRLGDVVVHQLDRAQARRIAIRAQLLAAPRPTDLLAVVRQLTLLQIDPTAAVAPSADLVCWSRLGSSYQPAQLRQALERDRTLFEHQAMLRPMEDLGLYLAAMAAWPAYERAREWLRANDSFRRDVLDLLGRSGPLLSRDIPDTCVVPWPSSGWTNNRNVTQMLEFLVARGEVAISGRQGRQRLWDVAERVYPAGTPVVALEQALRVRNERRLRALGIARAKTPILPGEPAEVGDAGEPAVVEGVPGVWRVDPAALGQPFTGRTALLSPFDRLVHDRVRLEELFEYEYVLEMYKPKANRRWGYFALPILHGDRLVGKVDATADRRRGTFTVHAVHEDVPFTGQVSRAVHDELRDLASWLSLTPEGLP; encoded by the coding sequence GTGGTCGCCGTTAGGCTCGGCGACGTGGTGGTGCACCAACTCGATCGGGCCCAGGCGCGGCGGATCGCCATCCGTGCCCAACTGCTGGCCGCTCCGCGTCCGACCGACCTGTTGGCGGTGGTGCGGCAACTGACGTTGCTGCAGATCGACCCGACGGCTGCCGTGGCGCCGAGCGCGGACCTGGTCTGTTGGAGCCGGCTCGGCTCGTCGTACCAGCCCGCGCAATTACGTCAGGCCCTCGAACGGGACCGGACCCTCTTCGAGCACCAGGCCATGCTGCGACCGATGGAAGACCTGGGGCTCTACCTCGCGGCGATGGCCGCCTGGCCCGCTTACGAGCGGGCGCGCGAGTGGCTGCGCGCGAACGACTCGTTCCGGCGCGACGTGCTCGACCTGCTCGGTCGCTCCGGGCCTCTGCTGTCCCGCGACATCCCGGACACCTGCGTGGTGCCCTGGCCGTCGTCGGGCTGGACCAACAACCGCAACGTCACCCAGATGCTGGAGTTCCTGGTCGCCCGCGGCGAGGTCGCGATCTCCGGTCGTCAGGGCCGGCAACGGCTGTGGGACGTCGCCGAGCGGGTCTATCCGGCCGGCACCCCCGTCGTGGCGTTGGAGCAGGCGCTTCGGGTCCGTAACGAGCGCCGGCTACGCGCGTTGGGCATCGCCCGGGCGAAGACACCGATCCTTCCCGGGGAGCCGGCGGAGGTCGGCGACGCCGGTGAACCGGCGGTGGTCGAGGGAGTCCCGGGGGTCTGGCGGGTGGACCCGGCCGCGCTCGGGCAGCCGTTCACCGGGCGTACGGCGTTGTTGTCGCCGTTCGACAGGTTGGTGCACGACCGGGTCCGCCTCGAAGAGCTCTTCGAGTACGAGTACGTGCTGGAGATGTACAAGCCGAAGGCGAACCGCCGGTGGGGCTATTTCGCGTTGCCGATCCTGCACGGCGACCGGCTGGTCGGAAAGGTGGACGCCACGGCCGACCGCCGGCGTGGCACGTTCACCGTGCACGCCGTGCACGAGGACGTGCCGTTCACCGGGCAGGTGAGCCGCGCCGTGCACGACGAGCTGCGTGACCTGGCGTCCTGGCTGTCGCTGACTCCGGAGGGCCTGCCCTGA
- a CDS encoding transporter — protein sequence MIWLTWRQHRKQALFTLLAFAVLAAALVPIGLSMRNTFADLGLTDCVAQLARADVAVTTREACDAGFHRFSNQYGSLNLLAVLLITLPVLVGLFWGAPLVAREVEQGTHRFVWTQGVGRTRWALTKFGLVAAAVLLLAIGYGLGMSWWVEPLTQAAYEGRLGMIVFDLQGVVPIGYTLFAVALGVFAGTVWKRMLPAMGITLAGFIGVRAAVALLARPHYQPARTQTFPIEGDGPPEISRGDWILTQGVRNPDGTMIAEDTRIQCPPGGKGPDGRACGAELGLEPGAYNWQLYQPADRFWLFQGIETGIFVALALLLLYLAVRRVRRIA from the coding sequence ATGATCTGGTTGACCTGGCGGCAACACCGCAAGCAGGCCCTCTTCACACTGCTGGCGTTCGCCGTGTTAGCGGCCGCGCTGGTGCCGATCGGCCTGTCGATGCGGAACACCTTCGCCGACCTCGGGCTGACGGACTGCGTCGCCCAGCTTGCCCGCGCCGACGTGGCCGTGACGACCCGCGAGGCATGCGACGCGGGCTTCCACCGCTTCAGCAACCAGTACGGCAGCCTCAACCTGCTGGCCGTCCTGCTGATCACCCTGCCGGTGCTGGTCGGCCTGTTCTGGGGCGCCCCGCTGGTCGCCCGGGAGGTGGAGCAGGGCACCCACCGGTTCGTCTGGACCCAGGGCGTCGGCCGCACCCGCTGGGCGCTGACGAAGTTCGGGCTGGTCGCCGCCGCCGTGCTGCTCCTCGCGATCGGTTACGGGCTGGGCATGTCGTGGTGGGTCGAGCCGCTGACCCAGGCCGCTTACGAAGGTCGCCTCGGCATGATCGTCTTCGACCTCCAGGGCGTCGTCCCGATCGGCTACACGCTCTTCGCCGTGGCGCTGGGCGTCTTCGCCGGCACCGTCTGGAAGCGGATGTTGCCCGCCATGGGCATCACCCTCGCCGGGTTCATCGGTGTACGAGCGGCGGTGGCGCTTCTGGCCCGGCCGCACTACCAGCCCGCCCGCACCCAGACCTTCCCGATCGAGGGGGACGGACCACCAGAGATCAGCCGGGGAGACTGGATCCTCACCCAGGGCGTCCGCAACCCGGACGGGACGATGATCGCGGAGGACACCCGGATCCAGTGCCCGCCGGGCGGCAAGGGCCCGGACGGTCGGGCCTGCGGTGCCGAGCTGGGCCTCGAACCGGGCGCGTACAACTGGCAGCTGTACCAGCCTGCGGACCGGTTCTGGCTGTTCCAGGGCATCGAGACGGGCATCTTCGTCGCCCTCGCCCTGCTGCTGCTCTATCTCGCCGTGCGCCGGGTCCGCCGGATCGCGTAG
- a CDS encoding ABC transporter ATP-binding protein → MDHVLEADRLGKRYGSTWALRDCSLHLPAGRIAALVGPNGAGKSTLLHLAVGLLKPDAGAVRVFGRSPYGDTDGLADIGFVAQDTPLYRDFTASELVVAGGKLNKRWDAHLARTRLAQLGIPPDRPVGKLSGGQRAQVALALALAKQPRLLLLDEPVASLDPLARREFLQSLMGSVADSGTTVLLSSHLLADLERVCDYLIVLNAAKVQLTGAVDDLVAEHRQLVGPRHDGGPIGGVAAVVRASHTDRQSTLLVRTDGPVTDPAWTLRDVSLEDVVLAYLAEGTAQTSHSAWGVAA, encoded by the coding sequence ATGGACCATGTCTTGGAGGCAGACCGGCTGGGGAAGCGGTACGGCAGCACCTGGGCGCTGCGGGACTGCTCGCTGCACCTGCCGGCCGGCCGGATCGCCGCGCTGGTCGGGCCGAACGGTGCGGGCAAGAGCACGCTGTTACACCTGGCCGTGGGCCTGCTCAAGCCCGACGCGGGCGCGGTCCGGGTCTTCGGCAGATCCCCGTACGGTGACACGGACGGCCTCGCCGACATCGGCTTCGTCGCCCAGGACACCCCGCTCTACCGGGACTTCACGGCATCCGAGCTGGTCGTCGCCGGCGGCAAGCTGAACAAGCGGTGGGACGCGCACCTGGCCCGCACCCGGCTGGCGCAGCTCGGCATCCCACCGGACCGACCCGTCGGCAAGCTCTCCGGCGGGCAACGGGCCCAGGTGGCGTTGGCCCTGGCGCTGGCCAAGCAGCCCCGGCTGCTGCTGCTCGACGAGCCGGTCGCCAGCCTCGACCCGCTGGCCCGGCGTGAGTTCCTCCAGTCGCTGATGGGCAGCGTCGCGGATTCCGGCACCACCGTCCTGCTCTCCTCGCACCTGCTGGCCGACCTGGAGCGCGTCTGCGACTACCTGATCGTGCTGAACGCCGCCAAGGTGCAGCTCACCGGCGCGGTCGACGACCTGGTCGCCGAGCACCGCCAACTGGTCGGGCCACGGCACGACGGCGGCCCGATCGGGGGCGTCGCCGCCGTCGTCCGGGCCAGCCACACCGACCGGCAGTCGACACTGCTGGTGCGCACCGACGGGCCGGTCACCGACCCGGCCTGGACCCTGCGCGACGTGAGCCTGGAGGACGTCGTCCTGGCCTATCTCGCCGAGGGCACCGCGCAGACCAGTCACAGCGCGTGGGGGGTGGCAGCATGA
- a CDS encoding GntR family transcriptional regulator, with protein sequence MIEFVLDSRSKVNTYMQLVQQVKQALRVGLLTPGDQLPKVRDVAQSLAINPNTVLKAYRELEIEGLVGGRPGVGTFVQRTLAGASLPNQAELRDDLVAWLHRAQAAGLTAEDVIALVETTLRATLAEDTPQKEPA encoded by the coding sequence GTGATCGAGTTCGTACTGGACAGCCGGTCGAAGGTGAACACCTACATGCAGCTCGTGCAGCAGGTGAAACAGGCTCTGCGGGTCGGCCTGCTGACACCGGGCGACCAGCTGCCGAAGGTCCGGGACGTCGCGCAATCCCTGGCGATCAACCCGAACACGGTGCTGAAGGCGTACCGGGAATTGGAGATCGAGGGTCTGGTCGGTGGCCGACCCGGGGTGGGCACGTTCGTCCAGCGCACCCTGGCCGGCGCGTCCCTGCCCAACCAGGCCGAGCTACGCGACGACCTGGTCGCCTGGCTGCACCGGGCGCAGGCCGCCGGCCTCACCGCCGAGGACGTCATCGCCCTGGTGGAGACCACGCTGCGCGCGACCCTCGCCGAGGACACCCCGCAGAAGGAACCCGCGTGA
- a CDS encoding nitronate monooxygenase, with protein sequence MSTLSALRHPIIAAPMAGGPSTPALAAAVSAAGGLGFLAAGMIDTGRLVADVAEVRARTDRPFGVNLFLPDPGGVDEVAIQAYAERLAPQAAQRGISLGEPVGGDDAYPEKLAALLADPVPVVSFVFGLPDRAAVAALRERGTEVWATVTRPDAATAAADLGVDAVVVQGTEAGGHRGGLPDDDDYALLPLLRLTAARCDLPLVAAGGIVDGPALAAVLAAGATAAQLGTAFLRCPEAGSSPMHREAVAGTAPTALTRSFTGKRARGVANDFLRQHDAAAPSGYPQVLHLTRPLLAAARRDGDASVANAWAGQAHALARDLPAAEVVAEVSAAARAALVGLVERSTRWG encoded by the coding sequence ATGTCCACGCTGTCCGCGTTGCGTCACCCGATCATCGCCGCCCCGATGGCCGGCGGCCCGTCCACACCCGCGCTCGCGGCTGCCGTCTCCGCAGCCGGTGGGCTGGGCTTCCTGGCCGCCGGGATGATCGACACCGGCCGGCTGGTCGCCGACGTGGCCGAGGTCCGCGCCCGCACCGACCGGCCGTTCGGGGTCAACCTCTTCCTGCCCGACCCGGGCGGCGTCGACGAGGTCGCCATCCAGGCGTACGCCGAACGGCTCGCCCCGCAGGCCGCCCAGCGCGGGATCAGCCTGGGTGAACCGGTCGGCGGCGACGACGCGTACCCGGAGAAGCTGGCCGCCCTGCTCGCGGACCCGGTCCCGGTGGTGTCCTTCGTGTTCGGGCTGCCCGATCGGGCGGCGGTGGCCGCCCTGCGCGAACGGGGCACCGAGGTGTGGGCCACGGTCACCCGCCCGGACGCCGCGACGGCCGCCGCCGACCTCGGCGTGGACGCGGTCGTCGTGCAGGGCACCGAGGCCGGTGGGCATCGTGGCGGCCTGCCGGACGACGACGACTACGCGCTGCTGCCGTTGCTCCGGCTGACCGCCGCCCGCTGTGACCTGCCGTTGGTGGCGGCGGGGGGCATCGTCGACGGTCCCGCACTGGCCGCCGTGCTGGCTGCCGGCGCCACCGCCGCGCAGCTCGGCACGGCCTTCCTGCGGTGCCCGGAGGCGGGTAGTTCGCCGATGCACCGGGAGGCGGTGGCCGGCACCGCGCCGACCGCGTTGACCCGGTCGTTCACCGGCAAACGGGCCCGTGGCGTCGCCAACGACTTCCTGCGTCAGCACGACGCCGCGGCACCGAGCGGTTACCCGCAGGTGCTACATCTGACGCGTCCGCTGCTCGCCGCCGCCCGCCGCGACGGGGACGCGTCGGTCGCGAACGCGTGGGCCGGGCAGGCGCACGCGCTGGCCCGGGACCTGCCGGCGGCCGAGGTCGTCGCCGAGGTGAGCGCCGCTGCCCGGGCGGCGCTCGTCGGCCTGGTCGAGCGGTCGACCCGCTGGGGGTGA
- a CDS encoding SRPBCC domain-containing protein, protein MIEIGAQVDLSHPPERVWLALTDRELLGRWFAEAETLEGIPDRLLLHTDGLPGFEANVEVEVTDRQEPERLVLACDEAGRLSELTCLVTATTQGCRLEVREVTTHGGWSVEQQKPREQQLRQALTVRLPAILDWLAFQQVDLRRGDGGMTAELPLVGASRNGPARARRRTVVAVLVGLAVLGGSVAWVALPVGGKQSAAPPAPASPSPSVTAVEVATTPRATASVRPSRTATSPTVRPSRTPSVKPTPTATAAVPPPPPPPLTARYETDSSRLFGYTGEVVVGNPAATPAASWAVVVTFADGSIVDDVEGAEARQDGRTITFTGGALPAGGTQTFRFDVRDNRPKAREPESCTVGGNPCA, encoded by the coding sequence GTGATCGAGATCGGCGCGCAGGTCGACCTGTCCCACCCACCCGAGCGGGTCTGGCTCGCACTGACCGATCGGGAACTGCTCGGCCGGTGGTTCGCCGAGGCCGAGACGCTGGAGGGCATACCGGATCGGCTGCTGCTGCACACCGACGGGTTGCCCGGCTTCGAGGCGAACGTCGAGGTCGAGGTGACCGACCGGCAGGAGCCGGAACGTCTCGTGCTGGCCTGCGACGAGGCCGGCCGGCTCAGCGAGCTGACCTGCCTCGTCACGGCCACCACGCAGGGCTGCCGGCTGGAGGTGCGGGAGGTCACCACGCACGGCGGGTGGTCCGTCGAGCAGCAGAAGCCACGCGAGCAGCAACTCCGGCAGGCGCTCACCGTGCGACTGCCGGCCATCCTCGACTGGCTCGCCTTCCAGCAGGTCGACCTGCGGCGCGGCGACGGTGGGATGACCGCCGAACTGCCGCTGGTCGGCGCTTCCCGCAACGGGCCCGCCCGTGCCCGTCGGCGGACGGTGGTCGCCGTGCTGGTCGGGCTGGCCGTCCTCGGCGGGTCGGTGGCGTGGGTGGCGCTCCCGGTCGGCGGGAAGCAGAGCGCTGCGCCTCCCGCCCCCGCGTCCCCGTCGCCGTCCGTGACGGCCGTCGAAGTCGCCACCACCCCTCGCGCGACAGCCTCCGTGCGTCCGTCGCGGACGGCCACGTCGCCGACCGTCCGTCCGAGTCGGACCCCGTCGGTGAAGCCGACACCGACCGCCACGGCGGCGGTGCCACCACCACCCCCGCCGCCGTTGACCGCCCGCTACGAGACCGACTCCAGCCGGCTGTTCGGCTACACCGGCGAAGTGGTGGTCGGCAACCCCGCAGCCACTCCGGCGGCGAGTTGGGCCGTGGTGGTCACCTTCGCCGACGGCAGCATTGTCGACGACGTCGAGGGCGCGGAGGCGCGACAGGACGGCAGGACGATCACCTTCACCGGTGGGGCGCTGCCGGCGGGCGGAACGCAGACGTTCCGTTTCGACGTGCGCGACAACCGCCCCAAGGCCCGGGAGCCGGAGAGCTGCACGGTGGGTGGCAACCCGTGCGCCTAG